The genomic interval AGGGTAATGTAATGTATGGTGGAACTGAAGGTATGTTGCTGTTGCCTTGTGGTATCGTCTTTATCATTCTACACGTATTTGTATTTGATTATCTATTAGCGGTGTTGGCTTTATTTTTTGGTGTTCTACAAGctttctttcttggttttgtaATGTAGCCCCGACCCCGTATTGGGGAGGAAGGATAGAGCAGCTGGTgttctttttcttattttaggAAGGATTGTTGTAACACATTCTTGTATTGGTTCAGTAACGAGAAAAAGCGGTTTATTTATGAGTTTTTTAATCATATTCCGTCTTGTGTGATTTCAAGTTTAAGTTTTGTCGTAGTAATCAGTTAAGAGAAatataaataatgattattacTTCATCATGCTCTGCTAGACGTTTTTGGATGGGATTTGGTTATGTTGGAAGATTAAGGTTTTGGTGATAGGATTGGATTGTACTGTATATATTAAAATCTTGTTAATTTCAATTTATTGTATAACGTTATTCATCCTCTACTTTCTGCTATTTTCGTTTTGTTTAATTGAAAACAAGAATAAATTTATTTGTAACATTACTCtcattgtgtgtgtgtgtctatatatatagttttgatattctGTTCGCTCAGAAGTAAGCACTAACGAGTTGACATTCATCTATTAGATTTGATAAAGCATATCCAAATTATACATCTAGTAAATGAGTGTCATCTCATTGATACACATGAAGATGAATACGCGTaacatactatatatatatatatatatatatatatatatatatattacgcGTGTGTGTGAACAAATTATGAGCACCTACGGAGTCGCACTTAATAAATCCAGTATGTTACGCGAGTTCATTAGATTTTCAATgtcttcaaaattttcaactTAGAATATCTATTCTATTATTATAAATGgttagattttgatatatatttttaaattttaaaaaattaatttagaaaATCTTTTTATAATATTGATAATCGATAGTCGCTAGTTTTTCTGTGTGCTTTGAATAAAGATATGTAAATTAATTCGATCAagtaaattttgaataaaattaaacGGTCAATACAATACAATACAATAGCATAATATCCAAGTTTGAGTGATCTGTAAATTAGGTCGATCAAATAGATTTTGAAGAAAATTAAACGGTCAATGCAGTAGCATACTATCCAATCTTGTATGATATGATCAAATTGAGTAGACAGGAATTGAAAAAATTGGGGGAAATATTGTAGTTTCTTGTTCTATgtctaattaataaaataaaacgaTTTAAAAATTATGGAGTAGGGTTTCAGACTGACTGTTGGTGATTAGTGGACTATATTTATACAGAACGAACGCACACCAAGCCTCTCTCTGCTAAAAATGGCCAAAATCGGTCAGGGCGACAAACGCTGGATCGTGGAAGACCGCGCCGATGGCGCCAACGTCCACAACTGGCACTGGGCAGAAACCGATTGCCTCGATTGGTCCCGAAATTTCCTCACCAACCTCCTGTGCAACAAAGCAATCCTTTCTGGCGAAGGAAATCTCTACATCAAAACCAAGGACATCGAAAAACTCGAAGGAGAAGCATACCTAAACGTTCGAAAGGGGAAAATAATACCTGGGTATGAGTTAAATTTGGTTCTTTCTTACGAGGCTGAGGTCAAAGATTCCGACGGTAGTTCTGTGATTTTGAATACTGAGGGTACTGTTGAGCTGCCTTACATAGCCGATGAGAATTCTGGCGAGGATCCCGAGATTAGAATTACTGTAAAAGATGATGGGCCGGTTGGGAAAAGGGTGAAGGAAGCATTTATTGCGAAAGGGAAGCCGTTTGTGTTTGAGAAAGTTAAAGATTTTGTCAATGCAATGGCCAAAGGTGGGCCTGCTAAGGATGATTTGGAAGTTAAGAAAGTAACTGTGAAAAAACCAACTTCTGATTCTGGGTCTGCTGCTAGTTCGGGTAATGTTTCGGCCAGTAACAGTGGCTTAAGTGTTAAGGAGAGTAAGAAGAAGCAGGAGAAGAGAAATGAGGGGTTTAAGACAATTACTATGACTGAAAAGTTTAATTGTCGAGCTAAGGATTTGTACGAGATTTTAATGGATGAGAATAGGTGGAAGGGGTTTACTCAAAGCAATGCTCGGATAAGTAAGGAGGTAGGAGGGGAGTTTAGTATCTTTGATGGTTCAGTGAGCTGGGAAAAATGTTGAGTTGCTGGAAGGAAAGTTGATTGTTCAGAGCTGGCGATTTGGTAGCTGGCCTGATGGAATCCAGTCAAAGGTAGAGTATTCGTCTATCTTGAGCTTTAATGTGTTCAAACTATCTGTTACTACTGCGAATTAGATTTGTATTATGCACATTAAGAATACGTGGCTTTTAAATTTAGTTACTGAAAGATGGCATCATTCTTTGGTTGAATGGATAAACAAGCCATGAGAGGTTTTTGTCTAGTTGTTTGGAAGATtggatgtttttttaaaaaaaaaaaaatcggatgAAACTACAAAATTGTTATTCATGTTTACTTGGTGTTGCGGTTTTCTATTTGCTCAAATCATGTTCATAGCAAATGTCTCTCTAGTTTTGGGAGTATCGGGTAGAGTTTGTGTGGCTACATATCTGTCATTTCTTTCCATTTCCATGCATGTGTGTTACTGTATGTATTTTATACATTTCGCACACCTTGTAGGTATTTATGTTTGCGGGACGTCTTTAATTTAGGCAAACAATTTTCTTAATTGATTTGCTGGTAAGAGATGGTGATATTCGTGCAGGTGCGCCTTAGCTTTGACGAGCCTGAATCTGGAGTGACAGTTGTCAAGCTCACACACACTGATGTACCCGAAGAAGACAGGTCGGTGTCTCTGGTTCAACATTTTTCTCGACATTGTTCGATTTTTCATTCTTCAATTTACTATATTGCAGATATGGCAATTCAACTGTGGTGGAAAATACTGAGAAGGGATGGAGAGAGATCATATTCCACAGAATACGGACAGTTTTTGGCTTTGGAATATGAATATGCTTCAGGTTTATTCTTGCTCGATAATAGAACTCTGTAATGTTTGACTCGATTATTTGAGTCGTGGATTAAATGCGGCAAATTTGACACAAGACCACGACTTGTCTGGGTATCAATTTAGAGATTTTCTTCTGTTACGTTTCTGCTAGTGGATCGTGGCTCATCCATCTCTTGTTTGAATATGTGTGTGATAAGCAATAACACAAGAATTTGCTTTATTCCAACCATTTCTTGTCTATTACTCTGTAAAATGGTTGACTCCCTGGACAAATCTTTTACAAAGTTTGTATTCATCCACTACTACTGTTGCAACATGGCTTGTTTACTGGGAAATGCTATCTTCGGGCCAGCAGTCTTTGTGGGTATTTGTAGCCTTTTAGTGGAGTTAACAATATCGGATTCTACTAGTAATTTAATTGGAATGAGTACAATCCAAATCCCTTAACGAGGATCCATTGGAGGGCTAGCTGCCGCGCTAATTCCATTTCCACGATAGCGTATATTTAAGTTGTTGCTGTTAAAAACTCGTAGTTGGACTTTGGATTGGGCCGGTCGGTCCGCCCATGTTCGCTCCCTAGGTTTTGCGGCGAAAGGATCCATGTGAACCGACACTTGAACATGAATTAGTCGTCCTAAGGGTCGGGCAACCTCGACAGACAGCGTTTTTAGTCTAATTTGGGAACGTGAGCTAGATGAGGAAAGCAGATGGTGCTGACATACAAAGAATTTGGTACCCCAATACATCTAATATTTAGAATAGTCAGTAGACAAAATCAGGAAAAGGTTAATCCAATAGCTCTCAGCATAGATAAACCCATTTTATCCCAAGCTCAAGCGACTTTTACGCATGGAAGGTTCATTGTAGACAATATCCACCTTGCTCAAGAGCTTTGAGAAAGTACACTCGGAAGTGCATTTCGatcaaatttattttgaaagtgGACTTGCAGAAGGCATATGACAGACGCAGGTGGATTGGGGTTTGTTCGTCTCAACTTCCATCCCAAATTTGTGGGAGGGATCATGGATGATTCAACGAAGTATACTTGGGTTTGTTCGTCTCAACTTCCATCCCAAATTTGTGGGAGGGATCATGGATGATTGAACGAAGTATACTTTGGTGAAGAGGGATTAAAGCCTGTTGGAAGCCCAAAAGCTTCTTCACTAGGTTGGTTTATCTTCTTCCCGAATATTTGATCAATATCCACATATACACTTTgaagataaatatatataagtttCAAGCGCATTTTTTTCCGACACGCGTTTACTCCTATGAGTTTTTTTGGGCGAAACATGCCTAGGTTATCGATATGTATGAGCAACCAACCAAAAAAACAAAACCTTGTATTTACACGTCGAAAGTGTTGCATGAGATAATTGTGATATATGCTACAGGTTGTTGTTTCTATTTTATACACTGTTGGATCATTTGCTTCACTTCTTCGATAACAAGCCATGCTTCGTGGCCTCCGATCGCCTCCGCAACTGCCAAGCGTCAAGCATCGTTATAAATCAACAAAATGAAGAATTAGCAAGTCTCCAATCCCTTCTCTTGGCTCGTGGGAGACTCTAATCTTATGTAAAACATTCATCCTTTGCACTTCCTAATAAAACTGATCAAGAAAACAGCGAGAAATTAGAGAAGAGAAACAGATGGGTTTTGAGGCAAGTTTAGCTTGCTCCAGTATCTGTTCTTGAATGGGATCCATCTCCAAACGTTCGGGATTGAACTATTCTGGCCAGAATGAATGCCCTTAAATCTCTTTTAGCTCTTCCTTTCCAGTCGTTGCCGTACCGATCGAATCCGAACCCGAACCTGTTGAAGCTGCTGGGGTTCCCTTGGTGGATCTCTCTGTATAGAATGTGTGGGTTTGGTGATATTACAGACATGTTTTGTTTGTGTGTTCTGAAGAGAAAAGGAATGGTCAATCAATTAAAGATAACATCGTTTTTCTCTTTTTTGCTTAACAAGTGTAGGcaagaaaaagaaagaagatTTGAATGACAATATcttccattttttttctttttttatatattttattaaatatgacGTGTTTTAgattaatatttttcttataatACATCTTTGTATCTCGATTACCAAAATAGAATTTCTCATACGTTGTAGTGTaatcaacaaaaataataatttaacataatgataataaaaaatatatataactatGATGTACTGTTAGTTGTTACATTTATGGTTTCTTCCAACTAAAATAAGATTACAATAAGTTGTTCATAAAGAATTTCGGAGTTGATGGAGTAGATGAGTATTTGATTTTCCTTACGAATAGTTTTTCAGACGACTCTGTCGTACAGAATTTGTATAGAACGGTTTAATAGGTGAAAGAGTGTGAAATATCTATTTTGATACTATGCATGTATAAATTACAAGGCCAGAATACGTTTCTTGTCTCATATTGAACTTTTTTATGTATAAAATAGAAATAGACATTAGAAAATAGAAAGACATACATTTACAATAAATGAATTGATAAAGTATCATacaaattatataataatatattaataatatcaataataatacaATTTTCATTTGATTTCTGTTTAATGCTATAATAATGATCGAAAACTCATCTATGAAATCTTAAAAACGTCAAAAAGTTTGGAGGATGCATAATGTTTCACACTCATGGTACTCAAATATAAAAGagttagtctcatgtgagaccgtctcacggatcataatctgtgagacggatcaaccctactcatattcataataaaaattaatactcttaacttaaagagtaatactttttaatgggtgactcaaataagatatccgtctcacaaatacgatccgtgagatcgtctcacacaaatttttgtctataTAAAAAAGATCATTTTTGGAGTAAAATATATatggaaaaatttaaaactcaTGAATTTTGAAACATAAACTAATTTTTTGTTGGAATGAAGTATTTGGTATTGTTTTTCTTTCTAGTTTTTACGTATAATTTTCAAACATTTCACTGACTTTAAACATTGAAGTGTTGAAAATAATATCTTTCAAACACTAGCTTAAAATTAAAAGTGCAACCATTGTCTAtaacatatataataaatcaaacttaaaattaataataatctaaaaaaattaacataataaaaattaagCAGACACAATAAATTAAACACTTTAACACAAATTTAACACAAACAATAAATCAATCACAACTTAAACACCAATTTAAGACAATAAACTAAACACAAGGGTAATTTGGACAACACACAACTCatacataaataaaaattttaaggtaatatcaaaacaataaattaaatataaaataaacacaataaattaaatacaaaatGAACACAATaagttaaaattaataataatctaaAAAACACACATAAATCAAACTTAAAGATAATAATAAtctaaaaaaacaataaattaaacACTTAACACACAAATTTAAGTTTGAATTTAATCGAGTAGTGCTATTTTTCTATTTCGAGCTCGATTCTAGTAAAACGTAAAAGTTTTTATATaaagatgaaaaatatgataaaattaaGTGTCAAATGATAGTAAATAAATTAAactgttttttaatttttaaatagaaGAATTACGTAAAATTTCGAGTATACTGGGCCTTGcactatttttttttctttttttttttgtgaatgcacttttttttaacaaattaataaataaataaaactgtTCAACCACtgaattaattgttttaaacaCGTCTTGTTCTATTTATTAtttatgcattattattatttaaatgacGCCTCATTTATGCTatttaattatgaaaaatatacttatttcttctttaaattttcattaatagTAAGCAAATAGCTTAATTTGCATGACAATAATTATTTGTCATAGGCCAcccgaatattttatttttctagtttactaagtttattaaatttattcGATAAACAATTATTTATCGGGTTCTTGTattattatatgtgttgcacatatataataacacaaatttttaaaaaaaacatgttggggactttttgaaaatattctttTATCGAAATTgtatttgataaaatatttttttctttgctGAATTGTTTTACAAAATACTTTCAAAATAATTGTATgtggtttatatatatatatatatatatatatatatatatatatatatatatatatatatatatatatcgtatAAAAACATTTGCGGTTCTTATCTCTAATAAATCTattattttgtaaatttaaCTATATATCTTGTGCAAATATATACAAAAACTCTTGTAAGACAATATCACTGATCAATTTTGTaagatatatattatatttatgtcaatcatgaaaaaatataatttttatgtcaaaaatattagtttttataataaatatgaacAGAATTGACTcgtttaaatataaaattttgtgaAATCGTCTTATGaaaaacattatatatatatatatatatatatatataattattaaatacaCCGGAACATTGaataaaatcaataattttGTAGTTACGACAATCATCTACCCCACTCCTACTAGTTCCACCAGTGCAAGGAGTACGTGAATTTATTACAACATAATTGTGCGTAAAAGTATATTGATCTAAGCCAAATTAATGATAT from Primulina eburnea isolate SZY01 chromosome 17, ASM2296580v1, whole genome shotgun sequence carries:
- the LOC140818205 gene encoding LOW QUALITY PROTEIN: uncharacterized protein (The sequence of the model RefSeq protein was modified relative to this genomic sequence to represent the inferred CDS: deleted 1 base in 1 codon): MAKIGQGDKRWIVEDRADGANVHNWHWAETDCLDWSRNFLTNLLCNKAILSGEGNLYIKTKDIEKLEGEAYLNVRKGKIIPGYELNLVLSYEAEVKDSDGSSVILNTEGTVELPYIADENSGEDPEIRITVKDDGPVGKRVKEAFIAKGKPFVFEKVKDFVNAMAKGGPAKDDLEVKKVTVKKPTSDSGSAASSGNVSASNSGLSVKESKKKQEKRNEGFKTITMTEKFNCRAKDLYEILMDENRWKGFTQSNARISKEVGGEFSIFDGSVSGKNVELLEGKLIVQSWRFGSWPDGIQSKVRLSFDEPESGVTVVKLTHTDVPEEDRYGNSTVVENTEKGWREIIFHRIRTVFGFGI